The Opitutales bacterium ASA1 genome window below encodes:
- a CDS encoding hexose kinase — MRILTLTANLLAETTVDYTAWHEGTTVRAVTGSFQVGGKGVNTSRMLRRLGVDTEALCFPGGFTGARCEAWLRAVGLPFRAFATEQETRAGWVVRAPGRAETTFLGTDNRIDAAAVSACARALDEASDATCLAVCGSVPGWDDSCWEPLRDALRRWAPVHPLAVDTYGPPLAWMAALPCALVKINRKEFAGLTGDAESSLDDARMERCLAAIAAERPVRRWIVTDGPRAVWSIERGGAPVRVVPPRIHEVSPTGSGDVFFAAVLEALFVRARPLHEAVAFALPLAAANAASPGVADFDLAPFGLRDRRIRVGSF, encoded by the coding sequence ATGCGCATCCTCACGCTCACCGCCAATCTTCTCGCCGAGACCACGGTCGACTACACCGCGTGGCACGAGGGCACGACGGTGCGCGCCGTGACCGGTTCGTTTCAAGTCGGCGGCAAGGGCGTGAACACGAGCCGGATGTTGCGTCGTCTCGGAGTGGATACGGAGGCGCTCTGCTTTCCGGGCGGTTTCACGGGCGCGCGTTGCGAGGCGTGGTTACGCGCAGTGGGCCTGCCGTTTCGCGCGTTCGCGACGGAACAAGAGACGCGCGCCGGGTGGGTCGTGCGCGCTCCGGGACGCGCGGAGACGACGTTTCTCGGCACCGACAACCGCATCGACGCCGCGGCCGTGTCCGCCTGCGCCCGCGCGCTCGACGAGGCGTCCGACGCGACTTGTCTCGCAGTCTGCGGCAGCGTTCCCGGTTGGGACGACTCGTGCTGGGAACCGCTGCGCGACGCCTTGCGGCGTTGGGCGCCGGTGCACCCACTTGCGGTCGACACCTACGGCCCGCCGCTCGCGTGGATGGCGGCGCTTCCTTGCGCGCTGGTGAAGATCAACCGCAAGGAGTTCGCCGGTTTGACGGGGGATGCCGAGTCGTCTCTCGACGATGCACGCATGGAGCGATGCCTCGCGGCGATCGCCGCGGAACGCCCCGTGCGACGTTGGATCGTGACCGATGGTCCACGCGCCGTGTGGTCGATCGAGCGCGGCGGCGCGCCGGTGCGTGTCGTGCCTCCGCGGATACACGAAGTCTCGCCCACGGGCAGCGGAGACGTCTTCTTCGCCGCCGTGCTCGAAGCGCTCTTCGTCCGTGCGCGGCCGTTGCACGAGGCCGTGGCCTTTGCGCTGCCGCTCGCCGCGGCCAACGCGGCCTCACCCGGCGTGGCCGATTTCGATCTCGCGCCCTTCGGATTGCGCGATCGGCGGATCCGAGTCGGATCGTTCTAA